One window of Agromyces rhizosphaerae genomic DNA carries:
- a CDS encoding AAA family ATPase, giving the protein MTDAVEVPEAREFDELRVPRLIAMAGLPGAGKSTIAEVLGGRLGAPVVSVDPIESAILRAGIAAEQPTGLAAYLVAETIAEGVLASGRTVIVDAVNAVESARLQWRDLAVRCGVQLRVIEVVCSDEELHRDRLVSRTRNLPHLDEVTWRAVEQSVEGYQPWAGPAAALPRVTLDTVDALGVNVDEAFAFLDD; this is encoded by the coding sequence ATGACCGACGCCGTCGAGGTGCCGGAGGCGCGCGAGTTCGACGAACTGCGCGTGCCCCGGCTCATCGCGATGGCCGGTCTCCCGGGCGCCGGGAAGTCGACCATCGCGGAGGTGCTCGGCGGACGTCTCGGTGCGCCCGTGGTCTCGGTCGATCCGATCGAGTCCGCGATCCTTCGCGCCGGCATCGCCGCCGAGCAGCCCACGGGGCTCGCCGCGTACCTGGTCGCGGAGACCATCGCGGAGGGCGTGCTCGCCTCGGGCCGCACCGTGATCGTCGACGCCGTCAACGCCGTCGAGTCGGCACGCCTGCAGTGGCGCGACCTCGCGGTCCGGTGCGGGGTGCAGCTGCGCGTGATCGAGGTCGTCTGCTCCGACGAGGAGCTGCACCGTGATCGGCTCGTGAGCCGCACGAGGAACCTGCCGCACCTCGACGAGGTGACGTGGCGCGCCGTCGAGCAGAGCGTCGAGGGGTACCAGCCGTGGGCCGGACCTGCAGCGGCCCTGCCGCGCGTGACCCTCGATACCGTCGACGCGCTGGGCGTGAACGTCGACGAGGCGTTCGCGTTCCTCGACGACTGA
- a CDS encoding F0F1 ATP synthase subunit epsilon: MAEPFRVRVVSADREVWASDDATMVVAKTVEGEIGILPGHEPMLAILAKGEVRVTVADGERITAHADEGFLSVEENTVRVVASRVELA; encoded by the coding sequence ATGGCCGAACCGTTCCGAGTACGCGTCGTCTCGGCGGACCGCGAGGTCTGGGCGAGCGACGACGCGACGATGGTGGTCGCGAAGACCGTCGAGGGCGAGATCGGCATCCTGCCCGGTCACGAGCCGATGCTCGCGATCCTCGCCAAGGGCGAGGTGCGCGTGACGGTCGCCGACGGCGAGCGCATCACCGCGCACGCCGACGAGGGCTTCCTCTCCGTCGAGGAGAACACGGTCCGCGTCGTCGCGTCGCGGGTCGAGCTCGCCTGA
- the atpD gene encoding F0F1 ATP synthase subunit beta, translated as MTDTATAPAAAAPVAGAVGRIARVTGPVVDIEFPHDSIPDIYNALKTEIVLGDETLVLTLEVAQHLGDDLVRAIALKPTDGLVRGQEVTDTGAPISVPVGDVTKGKVFNVTGDVLNAEPGETIEVTERWPIHRKPPAFDQLESKTQLFETGIKVIDLLTPYVQGGKIGLFGGAGVGKTVLIQEMIQRVAQDHGGVSVFAGVGERTREGNDLIHEMDEAGVFDKTALVFGQMDEPPGTRLRVALSALTMAEYFRDVQKQDVLLFIDNIFRFTQAGSEVSTLLGRMPSAVGYQPNLADEMGILQERITSTRGHSITSLQAIYVPADDYTDPAPATTFAHLDATTELSREIASKGLYPAVDPLTSTSRILDPRYLGEDHYRVATSVKAILQKNKELQEIIAILGVDELSEEDKVTVARARRIQQFLSQNTYMAKKFTGVEGSTVPLKDTIESFDAIVRGDFDHVAEQAFFNVGPISDVEENWARIQKENG; from the coding sequence ATGACTGACACCGCTACCGCACCGGCCGCGGCCGCGCCTGTGGCCGGCGCCGTCGGCCGCATCGCCCGGGTCACGGGCCCGGTCGTCGACATCGAGTTCCCGCACGACTCGATCCCCGACATCTACAACGCGCTGAAGACCGAGATCGTCCTCGGCGACGAGACCCTCGTGCTCACGCTCGAGGTCGCCCAGCACCTGGGCGACGACCTCGTGCGCGCCATCGCGCTGAAGCCGACCGACGGCCTCGTCCGCGGCCAGGAGGTCACCGACACCGGCGCGCCGATCTCGGTCCCCGTCGGCGACGTCACCAAGGGCAAGGTCTTCAACGTCACCGGCGACGTGCTCAATGCCGAGCCCGGCGAGACCATCGAGGTCACCGAGCGCTGGCCGATCCACCGCAAGCCCCCGGCCTTCGACCAGCTCGAGTCGAAGACCCAGCTGTTCGAGACGGGCATCAAGGTCATCGACCTGCTGACCCCGTACGTGCAGGGTGGCAAGATCGGCCTCTTCGGTGGTGCGGGCGTCGGCAAGACGGTCCTCATCCAGGAGATGATCCAGCGCGTCGCGCAGGACCACGGTGGTGTGTCGGTGTTCGCCGGCGTCGGCGAGCGCACCCGTGAGGGCAACGACCTCATCCACGAGATGGACGAGGCGGGCGTCTTCGACAAGACCGCGCTCGTGTTCGGCCAGATGGACGAGCCGCCGGGGACCCGTCTCCGCGTCGCGCTGTCGGCCCTGACGATGGCGGAGTACTTCCGCGACGTGCAGAAGCAGGACGTGCTGCTGTTCATCGACAACATCTTCCGCTTCACGCAGGCGGGTTCCGAGGTGTCGACCCTGCTCGGCCGCATGCCCTCCGCGGTGGGCTACCAGCCGAACCTGGCCGACGAGATGGGCATCCTGCAGGAGCGCATCACCTCGACGCGCGGTCACTCGATCACGTCGCTGCAGGCGATCTACGTGCCGGCCGACGACTACACCGACCCGGCGCCCGCGACCACGTTCGCGCACCTCGACGCGACCACGGAGCTCTCCCGTGAGATCGCCTCGAAGGGTCTGTACCCTGCGGTCGACCCGCTGACCTCGACCAGCCGCATCCTCGACCCCCGCTACCTGGGCGAGGACCACTACCGCGTGGCCACGAGCGTCAAGGCGATCCTGCAGAAGAACAAGGAGCTCCAGGAGATCATCGCGATCCTCGGTGTCGACGAGCTCTCGGAGGAGGACAAGGTCACGGTCGCCCGTGCCCGCCGCATCCAGCAGTTCCTCTCGCAGAACACCTACATGGCGAAGAAGTTCACGGGCGTCGAGGGTTCGACCGTCCCGCTGAAGGACACCATCGAGTCGTTCGACGCGATCGTCCGCGGCGACTTCGACCACGTGGCCGAGCAGGCGTTCTTCAACGTCGGCCCGATCTCGGACGTCGAGGAGAACTGGGCGCGCATCCAGAAGGAGAACGGCTAG
- a CDS encoding F0F1 ATP synthase subunit gamma has product MGAQLRVYRQKIKTAQTTKKITRAMELISASRIQKALGRVKASTPYAHAIGRAVAAVATHSKVDHVLTTEPETVKRAAVVIFASDRGLAGAFNSQVLREADRLSELLRSEGKEVAYFLVGRKAAGYFTFRRRASERSWTGSTDNPEYELAKEISDAVLEAFLRDAEDGGVDEIHLVFNRFVSMITQTPEVRRLLPIRLVDEEPHAGPSTVYPLYEFEPDAETVLDALLPVYLESRIFATLLESAAAKHAATQKAMKSASDNADKLILDYQRLANNARQSEITQQIAEIVGGADALSSSK; this is encoded by the coding sequence ATGGGAGCGCAACTCCGGGTCTACCGTCAGAAGATCAAGACGGCGCAGACGACGAAGAAGATCACCCGTGCCATGGAGCTGATCTCCGCCTCGCGCATCCAGAAGGCACTCGGCCGCGTGAAGGCGTCGACGCCGTACGCGCACGCCATCGGGCGCGCGGTGGCGGCGGTCGCCACGCACTCGAAGGTGGACCACGTGCTCACGACCGAGCCCGAGACGGTCAAGCGCGCAGCGGTCGTGATCTTCGCGTCCGACCGCGGCCTCGCCGGCGCCTTCAACTCGCAGGTGCTGCGCGAGGCCGACCGCCTCTCCGAGCTGCTGCGCAGCGAGGGCAAGGAGGTCGCGTACTTCCTCGTGGGCCGCAAGGCGGCCGGCTACTTCACGTTCCGCCGCCGCGCGTCGGAGCGGTCGTGGACCGGCAGCACCGACAACCCCGAGTACGAGCTCGCGAAGGAGATCTCCGACGCGGTGCTCGAGGCGTTCCTGCGTGACGCCGAGGACGGCGGCGTCGACGAGATCCACCTCGTCTTCAACCGCTTCGTCAGCATGATCACGCAGACGCCCGAGGTGCGACGCCTCCTGCCGATCCGCCTGGTCGACGAGGAGCCCCACGCGGGTCCGTCCACGGTGTACCCGCTCTACGAGTTCGAGCCCGACGCCGAGACGGTGCTCGACGCGCTGCTGCCCGTCTACCTCGAGAGCCGCATCTTCGCGACCCTGCTCGAGTCGGCAGCGGCCAAGCACGCCGCAACGCAGAAGGCGATGAAGTCGGCGAGCGACAACGCGGACAAGCTCATCCTCGACTACCAGCGACTGGCGAACAACGCGCGCCAGTCCGAGATCACCCAGCAGATCGCCGAGATCGTGGGCGGCGCAGACGCGCTGTCGTCGTCCAAGTAA